CAGAATCCACCGATGGCCAGCGGCGCCACCAGATACATCCAGTTGAACACGATCTGGCGTTCCGCGGAGATGAAGTTCGGTTCCACCATCCAGTACAAATCCACCATGCGGACAAAGATGATGAAGGCACACAGAGGCACCATGAAGGCCGGCTGTTTCTTCAGTCTTCGCGAGAGCAGCAACGCAAAGGGCACAGCAAACTCGAACAGGATCAGGAATCGTCCCAGATTAATCCAATTGCCAGCGAGACGACTCATGTACCAGTTGGCCTCGTCGGGCATGTTTCCTGACCAGATGATGAGCCACTGCGAGAACGACAAGTACGCATACAGCATGACGAAGGCAAACAGCAGCTTGCCGATGTCGTGCATCTCGGTCTTGCGCAGCATCGTCCGCATCGGTTCTTCCTGTGAGAGCAACAGCACCGTGATGATGCAGATCGAGAATGCCGTCAGCCCCTGGCCTGCGAGGTAAATCAGCCCATAGATGGTTGAGAACCAGGTCGCGTCGAGCGACATGATCCAATCGACAACCGCGAAGGTCATCGTGAGCGCATAGACAACAATGCCGATGCCGCTTACGTTTTCGAGAATACGCTGCCAGTCGCGGCCCTGAGGGTTCCGGTCGCGCTCGATCGACCAGCGTCGCAGAGTTGCCGAGAAGGCCCACCAGATGAAGAAGTAGATCGGCACGCGGATCAGGAAGAACGTTTTGTTCAGCAGCATGGCCTTGTGCTGCATGATCGTGTGCGCGTCCGAGTTCGCTTGCACCCAGCGCGGGCTGTCGGGAATCCACGGAAAGAGATGGTTCATTCCGATAGCGATCGGAATGAAAAGCAAGAACATCAGAGGAAACTGCGCGGCTCCTGCTTCAAGAATCCGGCGAATGATCAGACCCCACTTGCCGGCTGAAAGGTGATTCACCATCAGCAGCGCCATGCATCCCAGACTCGCGCCCGTCCAGAGGACAAATCCAGCAAGATAGGCGCTCAAAAAATGATCGTAGCCATGGGGAGTTACAAAGGCGCCGATGATCAGCAGGATCGTGAATAGACCACCCACAATAAGCGCGCGGCTCTGGTAGCGATCGAACAGCCATGCGGGACCGTTCAGCTCCGCAGGGAATTGTTTGTCGTGAGTTTCCATGCTCACTTCTTCTGGGGTCCTTCCTGCGGCTGGGACGGATTAGGCTGAGGTGGCGCGGTTGGACTTGCCTCCGCGGGCACACTCTGCGGGCCGCCTTTACCGCCGGACGCAATCGCCCTCTGCAGGGGAATCCCTTCCTTCGTAGTGATCTCCGCTTGATCTTTCAGCTGGCCGCGCTGATCGGCAGGCACATCGGTCATTCTCCCAGTTTGGGCATACTGCAGCGCGCGAATGTAGGCTGCAATTGCCCAGCGGTCAGCAGGCTCGATTTGCGCCGCATAGTCCGGCATCGCGCCGGAGCCATGCGAAATCACGTCATAATAGTGACCGACTGTTTGGCTTGCATACTTCTGGTCGTGGAAGTTGGCGGCTTGCCGGTATCCGCGCTTCACGATCATGCCGTTCCCATCGCCTACGCGGGAGTGGCAGGGTGAGCAGTAAATATCGTAGCGCTCGCGTCCGCGCTCCATTACCGCCTGGGTAATTGGAAACGGGAAGCGGTCTCCCTCTTTTGTGCCAACCTTGCCGGTGTATAGGTATGCATCTTCGTGCAATTCACCGCGCGCCACGGTATTGACAAGCTGCTGCCGTTCCGAGAGCCCGTCCTGGAAAAACTCGCTGCTTCGGTAGGGGACATACTTCGGCTGGTTATGCATGTCTTGTCTGCAGCCAGACAGGGCGAGAAGGGCACTCGCAGCCAATAGCAGGAGAGAAGACTTAACGTAAGCTTGGAGACGGCGGTTCAATTCGATACCTCCGTCACAACTCGCGGATCAGTCTCCTCAAGGAACCGACGTGTCCTGCTCAAGTCGAATTGCGGATCGGCGGCTTCGATACAGAGAAACAATTTGTCCTTGCTGGCTGCGGTGAAGTTTGGCGCGTTGAACACCGGGTGATACGGCATCGGCAGTCCATTCATTGCCAGCATTCCTATGAATGCAGAAATCGCGGCTCCCAGAACCGTGCATTCGAACGTAACGGGAATGAATGCCGGCCAGGAGTGCAAGGGCTTGCCGCCAACATTGATCGGATAAGCGAGCACTGAAACCCAATATTCAAGCGAATATCCGCCCAGTCCTCCAAGTAATCCGCCGAGCAGAACTACCAGCGCGACACGATTCTTGTGGAAGCCAATCGCCTCTGCAGCAGGCTCGATTGGGAACGGCGAGTAAGTATCCATACGCCGATAGCCGAGCTCATGCGCGCGTTCCGCCGCCTCTATGAGACCGGGAACGGTATCGTATTCCGCCAGCAGTCCATAGATTCCCGGTTCGATCATTGCAGATTCTCCTGCGCGAGCGAGTTGATCCGCGACTGCGGCAACAAGGCTCGCACTTCAAAGATCGAGATCATGGGAAGCACTCTGATAAACAACAGAAACATCATGGTAAAGAAGCCGAGCGTACCGACGTAGGTGGCATAATCCCAGCGCGTCGCCTTGTACGTTCCCCATGAAGAGGGCAGGAAGTCGCGATGCAAGCTTGTAACGACAATGACGAAGCGCTCCAGCCACATGCCGGTGTTCACGATGATCGACATGATCCAGAGCAGCACCGGCGAATTCCTGAAGCCGCGCAGCCACAGCAATTGCGGAAGCGCGATGTTGCACGTAATCAAAAACCAATAGAAATAACCCATGGGCCCGAAGGCGCGGTTCTTAAACGTGTACAGCTCAAAGCGATTTCCGCTGTACCAAGCCATGAAGGCTTCCATAAAGTAGCCATAAGCGACGATCAATCCGGTCGCGAGCATCACCTTCGCCATATTCTGAAGGTGGCGCATGGTGATGAAATCCTTCATACCGTATGCCGCCCGAATCGGGATCATCAGTGTAAGCACCATCGCGAATCCCGAGTAGATCGCGCCCGCGACGAAGTACGGCGGGAAGATCGTGGTGTGCCAGCCCGGGATGACCGAAACGGCGAAATCCCAGCTCACAACCGTATGCACGGAAAGAACCAGCGGCGTCGAGAGGCCCGCAAGCAAAAGATAGGCAGTTTCATACCGCGCCCAATGACGCGCCGACCCACGCCAACCCATCGCCAACACACCGTAGATCGTTTTTGTAATGCGGTATTTGGCGTGATCGCGGAGAGTGGCTAGATCGGGAATGAGTCCGGTAAACCAGAACAACAGCGAGACTGTGAAATAAGTCGAAACCGCAAAAACGTCCCAGATCAGCGGGCTGCGGAACTGCGGCCATACTCCCATCGTGAGCGGTATCGGAAAAAGCCAATAACACGCAAGCCAGGGGCGCCCGGTGTGAACAAGCGGGAACATGCCGGCGCACATCACGGCGAAGAGCGTCATCGCTTCAGCCGCGCGGTTGATCGAGGTACGCCAGCTCTGCTTCAAGAGCAGGAGAATGGCAGAGATCAGCGTGCCGGCGTGACCGATACCGATCCACCAAACGAAATTAACGATCGCAAATCCCCAGCCCACAGGTTGCGTCACGCCCCAGATGCCAGTCCCTTTCCAGAACAAGTAGCCGAAGGCGAGCATCAGGATGTTGACGATGCCGAAGGCGAGCAGCACTCCACCGATCCAGCCCAGGGGCGTGCGTCCGGTAAGGACGGTCCGCATGATCTTTTCCGTCACGGAAGCAAACGTGTGCCCCGGCGCGATCACCGGCGGATCGGTGAGATAAGGCCGTTGTGATGGCGGCAGATCGGTTAAGCCGTGAGTTGCCATGATTACGATTCGGCTCCAGTGGTGATGTAACTCTTGCCCGGCGCTCCAGTGCGATCGCCGATCTCCATATTGGGATTGATCACATTCGCAATGTACGTGGTGCGCGGCCGCGTGTTGATGTCCGTGAGCGCGCCATAATTCCGCGGCTGCCCCTTCGCTTTTGCCACGCGACTGTTCGCATCGTTGATGTCACCGAAGACGATCGCTTCGGTCGGACAAGCCTGCTGGCATGCCGTTACTACTTCACCGTCCCGAATCGTGCGCTTCGCGTTCGGATCCGACTGCTGCAGGTGAACTTCTTCGACTTCAGCCTGAATTCGCGCAGCATTGATGCGCTGGATACAGAACGTGCACTTTTCCATCACGCCGCGGCTGCGCACCGTGACATCAGGATTTCGCAGCGGTTTAAGACTCGCCGTCTCGTAATCGGAGAACAACAGGAAGTTGAATCGCCTTACTTTGTACGGACAGTTGTTCAGGCAATAACGTGTCCCGACGCAGCGGTTGTAAACCATCATGTTGATGCCTTCGGGCGTGTGCGTCGTGGCGCCGACCGGGCATACAGGTTCGCAAGGTGCATTCTCGCAGTGCTGGCACAACATCGGCTGGAAGAAGGCGCGAGGATTATGGAGATCGCCGGTGAAGTATGCGTCGATGCGCAGCCACTTCATGTCGCGACCGATCTTGACCTGCTCCTTACCCACTACGGGACTATTGTTCTCCGCTTGACATGCAATCACGCAGGCATTACAGCCCACGCACGAATTCATGTCGATGGCCATGCCCCATTGATATCCCTTGCTGTAGTCATACGGCGTATAAAGGGTTTCGTGAGGCTTCGGATCCTCCAGGTAGTACTCGTCGTGTGCGAAGTGCGGATTCTTCTTGAACTCGTCGTATGAAGCCACACGAATCAGATCGCGGCGCAGCGCCTCTGAGCCCTGCACCGAGCGGCTCTCGTATTCCTTTTTTCCCTGAGCATCGATCAGCGTGAAATTCTGGACGATCGCCAGCTTGTAGGTGTCGCCGGTCTTCTCGATCTTGTCGACCTTCGCGATCCACGGCGTCTTGCTGCTACGAATCGCGTAGGCATTGAAACCGTAGCCGTTGCCGACGCGCCCGGCGAACGCGCGGCCATAACCCAGATGCAGCGTGATGCTGTTGTTGGGCATACCGTACACAATCATCACCGGAGCTTCGATCGTGCGCCCATCGACCGTAATGCGGACGATATCTTCCTGATTGAAGCCCTTAGTCGCAGCGGTGTCGAGGCTCATCATCGCTGCGTTATCCCACTCCAATCGCAACACTGGTTTCGGACATTCCTGCAGCCAGGCATTGTTGGTGTAGCGGCCGTCGTAAATCGTGGGATCTGGCCGGAACACCACCTCGATCGCATTTTTGTCGAGCGGCTGCACGCTAGAAGCTCCACCACGGGGAGAGAGAGACTTCGCCGCGGATGCCGTATTGGGAATGAGTCCGTCGTGCAGCCACTTGCGGAAATTGGAGTCGAAGTCTCCCGAGGTTTTCCCATTCTGGCGCCAATACCCGGTTAGCGCATCGTAAGGTGTTGTGTCCGGATTATCGGAGAAAAGCGCGACGATCTCATGCGCGGTGCGTCCGGCATAAAGCGGAGCGATCAGTGGTTGCACGATCGAGCAGGTTCCGTCGTAGGCTCGCGCATCGCTCCAGCTCTCGAGATAGTGAGTGCCGTGGATATGCCACTGGGAGAAGCGCGTCGTTTCGTTGCGATAGCAGCTCAGGTGAATGTTGGTCGCCACCTTGCTCATCGCAGTCTGGAAGTCCAGATCCACAGGCGCGGTGTATACCGGATTGCCCTCCAGGATCACCAGCAAGTCAATCTTTCCGGCGTTCATGTCGCCGACAAGCTGCCTTAACCCGCCGGGCTGATCGCTGGGAACGAGTTCGACGGTATCCGAATAGACAATCGTTTTCCCAACATTTCCCAGCGCCTGGTTGATCTGGGCAGCGAGTACGTGGAGCTCAGGCGCCTGCTGGTCTCCAGCAATGACAATGGATGCGCCGGGATTCGCCTTCAAATCCTTCGCCAGAGCTTCCAGGAATTTTTGTTCTTCTGCGCTAATTCCCTGAGTCGCCGCTCCCGAGCCGCCGCCGAGCATTCCAGCGAGGATCGCGGCAAAAGGTACGATATCCGAGGCGCGCATCGGCAAGCGGTTGTCTGAGAGAGCGCCGGTAGTGGTCGAGAAACTCTCCACCACGTAGAGGCGGTTCATTGGAGCGTCAGTATTTAGCTTCCGGCGAGCGATGAAGTCGCGGGAATAACGAACAAATCCCGGGAAATGCGAGCCGGAGAGGAAGTCCGCGTCAAGCGAGAGCACTACATTCGCCGCTTCGAACTTATAAACCGGCTCAGCATACTGACCGAAAAGGGTTTGCGAACTCGCACGCGCGGAATCGCGATTTATCGGCTCCCACTGATACCACTTTGCAGCCGGAAATTTCTTCAGCACCGCCTGTATCTGAGAAGCCAAAGTTGGCGATGTCACCGTCTCCGATAAGAAGCGCAACCCTGCGCCCCCCGAAGCTGCCGCCTTCACCTTGTACTGATCGATAGCTGTGTGGAAATCGCCCCAGTTGCGATGCTCGCCACGATAGCTCGAGGCCTGCGAACGATCCGGATCGTACAGATCAAGAATGGAAGCCTGCGCGAAAACATCTGTCGCGCCATGAGAAGCCGGATGCTGCGGATTTCCCTCGATCTTCGTCGGACGAAATTCATTGCTCTTCACCAGCAGCGGAATCGCTCCCGTGGGGAACG
This window of the Acidobacteriota bacterium genome carries:
- a CDS encoding hydrogenase; its protein translation is MENRPEELVQIKASPKKPKLTLQEVRQRLSAASGKKYWRSLEELVDEPGFEELLENEFPAGAVEYQNDGVSRRNFMKLMGASMALAGMTACTRQPDEPIVPYVKQPEELIPGIPKFFATTMPFPTGAIPLLVKSNEFRPTKIEGNPQHPASHGATDVFAQASILDLYDPDRSQASSYRGEHRNWGDFHTAIDQYKVKAAASGGAGLRFLSETVTSPTLASQIQAVLKKFPAAKWYQWEPINRDSARASSQTLFGQYAEPVYKFEAANVVLSLDADFLSGSHFPGFVRYSRDFIARRKLNTDAPMNRLYVVESFSTTTGALSDNRLPMRASDIVPFAAILAGMLGGGSGAATQGISAEEQKFLEALAKDLKANPGASIVIAGDQQAPELHVLAAQINQALGNVGKTIVYSDTVELVPSDQPGGLRQLVGDMNAGKIDLLVILEGNPVYTAPVDLDFQTAMSKVATNIHLSCYRNETTRFSQWHIHGTHYLESWSDARAYDGTCSIVQPLIAPLYAGRTAHEIVALFSDNPDTTPYDALTGYWRQNGKTSGDFDSNFRKWLHDGLIPNTASAAKSLSPRGGASSVQPLDKNAIEVVFRPDPTIYDGRYTNNAWLQECPKPVLRLEWDNAAMMSLDTAATKGFNQEDIVRITVDGRTIEAPVMIVYGMPNNSITLHLGYGRAFAGRVGNGYGFNAYAIRSSKTPWIAKVDKIEKTGDTYKLAIVQNFTLIDAQGKKEYESRSVQGSEALRRDLIRVASYDEFKKNPHFAHDEYYLEDPKPHETLYTPYDYSKGYQWGMAIDMNSCVGCNACVIACQAENNSPVVGKEQVKIGRDMKWLRIDAYFTGDLHNPRAFFQPMLCQHCENAPCEPVCPVGATTHTPEGINMMVYNRCVGTRYCLNNCPYKVRRFNFLLFSDYETASLKPLRNPDVTVRSRGVMEKCTFCIQRINAARIQAEVEEVHLQQSDPNAKRTIRDGEVVTACQQACPTEAIVFGDINDANSRVAKAKGQPRNYGALTDINTRPRTTYIANVINPNMEIGDRTGAPGKSYITTGAES
- a CDS encoding hydrogenase; amino-acid sequence: MATHGLTDLPPSQRPYLTDPPVIAPGHTFASVTEKIMRTVLTGRTPLGWIGGVLLAFGIVNILMLAFGYLFWKGTGIWGVTQPVGWGFAIVNFVWWIGIGHAGTLISAILLLLKQSWRTSINRAAEAMTLFAVMCAGMFPLVHTGRPWLACYWLFPIPLTMGVWPQFRSPLIWDVFAVSTYFTVSLLFWFTGLIPDLATLRDHAKYRITKTIYGVLAMGWRGSARHWARYETAYLLLAGLSTPLVLSVHTVVSWDFAVSVIPGWHTTIFPPYFVAGAIYSGFAMVLTLMIPIRAAYGMKDFITMRHLQNMAKVMLATGLIVAYGYFMEAFMAWYSGNRFELYTFKNRAFGPMGYFYWFLITCNIALPQLLWLRGFRNSPVLLWIMSIIVNTGMWLERFVIVVTSLHRDFLPSSWGTYKATRWDYATYVGTLGFFTMMFLLFIRVLPMISIFEVRALLPQSRINSLAQENLQ
- a CDS encoding DUF3341 domain-containing protein; amino-acid sequence: MAEYDTVPGLIEAAERAHELGYRRMDTYSPFPIEPAAEAIGFHKNRVALVVLLGGLLGGLGGYSLEYWVSVLAYPINVGGKPLHSWPAFIPVTFECTVLGAAISAFIGMLAMNGLPMPYHPVFNAPNFTAASKDKLFLCIEAADPQFDLSRTRRFLEETDPRVVTEVSN
- a CDS encoding quinol:cytochrome C oxidoreductase, whose protein sequence is MHNQPKYVPYRSSEFFQDGLSERQQLVNTVARGELHEDAYLYTGKVGTKEGDRFPFPITQAVMERGRERYDIYCSPCHSRVGDGNGMIVKRGYRQAANFHDQKYASQTVGHYYDVISHGSGAMPDYAAQIEPADRWAIAAYIRALQYAQTGRMTDVPADQRGQLKDQAEITTKEGIPLQRAIASGGKGGPQSVPAEASPTAPPQPNPSQPQEGPQKK